One genomic region from Glaciimonas sp. PAMC28666 encodes:
- a CDS encoding AMP-binding protein, whose translation MLSGDLETGINACVECCDRHAILNPDRIALFHESKDGIGTRYTFAELKNLSAKFANYLTQQGIQPGDRVAGLLPRTPELLITILGTWRAGAVYQPLFTAFGSKSIEHRVNTSEARLIVTDSVNRPKLDDIANCPPVMTFSDEKGSGIDAGDDNFWEALDRQSIEFSPVMRSGNDAFMMMFTSGTTGPAKGVVVPLRAMLSFYVYTRYAVDLRPEDAFWNIADPGWAYGLYYCVTGPLLMGHAITLYDGPFTVESCYRVIQKYGITNLTGAPTAYRMLIATGEAAAASAKGQLRVVSSAGEPLNPEVIRWFREHLDVPIYDHYGQTETGMVLCNHHALSHIFHPGSAGAAMPGYRLAVLDDDGMELPVGEPGVLAVDRGRSPLFWFEGYWQQKTTAWSGDYYCTGDTVQNNADGSISFVGRDDDIITSAGYRIGPFDVESALLEHAAVMEAAVVGKPDPERTELVKAFVVLRSGYDASEALAAELQQYVKTRLAAHSYPREITFLDALPKTPSGKLQRFILRNQEIEKARKE comes from the coding sequence ATGCTAAGTGGTGACCTTGAGACCGGGATTAACGCTTGCGTCGAATGTTGTGATCGTCATGCCATATTGAACCCGGACCGCATCGCATTATTTCATGAGAGTAAGGATGGAATCGGCACGCGTTATACCTTTGCTGAACTTAAGAATCTCTCCGCGAAGTTTGCCAATTACCTGACACAGCAAGGAATTCAGCCCGGCGACCGCGTAGCCGGATTGTTACCTCGCACACCAGAACTTCTCATCACCATATTGGGTACATGGCGCGCGGGCGCCGTTTATCAGCCTTTATTTACCGCATTCGGATCAAAGTCGATTGAACACCGCGTGAACACTAGCGAAGCCCGGCTCATTGTCACCGATTCCGTCAATCGTCCGAAGCTTGACGACATTGCCAATTGTCCGCCAGTGATGACTTTCAGTGATGAAAAAGGCAGCGGGATTGACGCGGGTGACGATAATTTCTGGGAAGCGTTAGACCGGCAATCTATCGAATTTTCCCCCGTCATGCGTTCTGGCAATGATGCTTTCATGATGATGTTTACCTCGGGCACGACCGGACCGGCAAAAGGCGTCGTGGTGCCGCTGCGGGCGATGCTTTCATTCTATGTCTATACTCGTTACGCGGTTGACCTGCGCCCGGAGGATGCATTTTGGAACATCGCCGATCCCGGTTGGGCCTATGGCTTGTATTACTGCGTGACAGGGCCGTTATTGATGGGCCATGCAATTACGCTGTATGACGGGCCTTTTACTGTAGAGAGTTGTTACCGTGTAATTCAGAAATATGGGATTACCAATCTAACCGGCGCGCCGACAGCCTATCGCATGCTGATTGCTACTGGCGAGGCTGCGGCGGCATCTGCCAAAGGCCAGCTGCGGGTGGTCAGCAGCGCCGGTGAGCCGTTGAACCCCGAAGTGATCCGCTGGTTCCGGGAGCACCTGGATGTTCCGATCTACGATCATTACGGCCAAACTGAAACCGGTATGGTGCTGTGTAATCATCACGCTTTGTCGCATATCTTTCATCCCGGCTCTGCGGGCGCGGCGATGCCCGGCTATCGGCTGGCAGTGCTGGACGATGACGGCATGGAACTGCCGGTTGGCGAGCCTGGCGTACTGGCGGTTGATCGCGGACGCTCGCCTTTATTCTGGTTTGAGGGATATTGGCAGCAGAAAACTACGGCCTGGAGCGGGGATTATTACTGCACTGGAGATACAGTTCAAAACAACGCTGACGGAAGCATCAGTTTCGTTGGGCGGGACGACGATATCATCACCTCGGCGGGTTATCGTATCGGCCCCTTTGATGTTGAGAGCGCCTTGCTTGAACATGCTGCCGTGATGGAAGCGGCGGTCGTCGGAAAGCCGGACCCTGAGCGAACCGAGTTGGTCAAAGCTTTTGTGGTGCTGCGCTCCGGGTATGATGCCTCGGAAGCGCTGGCGGCTGAACTGCAGCAGTATGTTAAAACCCGTCTGGCCGCCCATTCTTATCCACGTGAAATTACTTTTCTGGACGCGCTTCCAAAGACCCCGAGTGGAAAGTTGCAGAGATTTATTCTGCGTAATCAAGAAATTGAAAAAGCCAGGAAAGAGTAA
- a CDS encoding SDR family NAD(P)-dependent oxidoreductase: MQIKDKCFLISGGGSGLGAATARMIIKEGGQVVLADLNQEAGTALATELGPRAHFVVTDVCSEASAEAAVNAATAVFGGLHGLINCAGVAPAKKVIGKEGPHGLDDFVRVIQINLIGTFNMLRLAAQAISKSEPNADGERGVIINTASVAAFDGQIGQAAYSSSKGGVVAMTLPVARELARFGIRVMTIAPGLMETPMLLCMPDAVQDALNQSVPFPARMGRPTEFAGLVKTIIENAYLNGEVIRLDGAIRMNAK; this comes from the coding sequence ATGCAAATTAAAGATAAATGTTTCCTCATTAGCGGCGGTGGTTCCGGCCTTGGCGCAGCGACTGCACGCATGATCATTAAAGAGGGTGGCCAGGTGGTTTTAGCTGATCTGAATCAGGAGGCAGGGACCGCGCTGGCTACCGAACTCGGCCCGCGGGCGCATTTTGTCGTTACCGACGTCTGCAGTGAAGCGAGTGCCGAAGCTGCAGTGAATGCGGCGACCGCTGTTTTTGGTGGTTTGCACGGTTTGATCAATTGTGCCGGCGTCGCTCCCGCCAAAAAGGTGATTGGTAAAGAAGGTCCGCACGGTCTTGACGATTTCGTTCGGGTGATTCAAATTAACTTGATAGGCACATTTAATATGTTGCGCCTTGCCGCGCAGGCAATTAGCAAATCTGAACCGAACGCGGATGGTGAACGTGGCGTAATAATCAACACCGCCTCAGTCGCAGCCTTCGACGGTCAGATCGGACAAGCGGCCTACTCTTCGTCCAAGGGCGGCGTCGTTGCAATGACGTTGCCGGTCGCTCGTGAACTGGCACGCTTCGGTATCCGCGTGATGACAATTGCGCCTGGTCTTATGGAAACCCCGATGTTGTTATGCATGCCTGACGCAGTACAAGATGCGCTGAACCAGTCTGTCCCGTTTCCGGCACGCATGGGGAGGCCGACGGAATTCGCCGGTCTGGTAAAAACAATCATCGAAAACGCTTATCTAAATGGCGAAGTCATTCGTCTGGATGGTGCTATTCGAATGAATGCAAAGTGA
- a CDS encoding mechanosensitive ion channel family protein → MDFNFLSELHEGPLRSGLIVLVTALLACLLALILHRAGIFLLRRIARNRPFTTNATIIAFRASQVCMLLFAVRVVLTGASEDTPWLLPLSYLTSIGLILALTWLAMQCIKSVTVTVVNRNPADAIDNLKARRILTQTRVLARSAHFIVGLLGLGFVLLTLPGAKQFGASLLASAGVAGLVAGMAARPVLGNFIAGLQIAFSQPIRIDDVLIVKGEWGRVEEITGTFVVIRIWDERRMIVPLQWFIENPFENWTHNSSTILGTVFLWLDFVVPVPALRVEFERICKSSPLWDSRVCVLHVTDVSERAMQIRLLTSAQDSGTAFDLRCKIREEMITFIATHYPQALPRLRTALDPVDVQSAGLNNADALNTIIDGPVQQNRTPSDHASST, encoded by the coding sequence ATGGATTTCAACTTTTTATCCGAGCTACATGAGGGCCCGTTACGTTCAGGTCTGATCGTTCTGGTCACCGCCTTGTTAGCCTGTCTGCTGGCCCTTATCCTGCATCGTGCTGGTATTTTTTTATTGCGGCGTATAGCACGCAATCGCCCCTTTACCACCAATGCCACGATCATCGCATTTCGCGCAAGCCAGGTTTGCATGTTGTTGTTCGCGGTCCGTGTGGTGTTAACCGGCGCTTCCGAAGATACGCCATGGCTACTGCCGCTTTCCTACCTCACTTCAATCGGCCTCATCCTCGCACTGACCTGGCTCGCGATGCAATGTATCAAGTCCGTCACCGTCACGGTGGTCAATCGCAATCCCGCCGATGCTATCGATAATCTCAAGGCCCGTCGGATACTGACGCAAACCCGGGTACTCGCTCGCAGCGCACATTTTATCGTCGGGCTGCTCGGTCTCGGTTTTGTGTTGCTGACTTTGCCCGGCGCCAAACAGTTTGGCGCCAGTTTATTAGCCTCTGCGGGAGTGGCCGGATTAGTGGCAGGTATGGCCGCGCGTCCAGTGCTGGGAAACTTTATAGCAGGGCTTCAAATCGCGTTTTCCCAGCCCATCCGAATCGACGATGTTCTAATCGTTAAAGGCGAATGGGGGCGCGTGGAGGAAATTACCGGCACGTTCGTAGTGATCCGCATTTGGGATGAACGTCGGATGATCGTGCCGCTGCAATGGTTCATCGAAAATCCCTTCGAAAACTGGACCCACAACTCTTCCACTATCCTTGGTACCGTATTTTTGTGGCTGGATTTTGTCGTTCCGGTACCGGCATTACGCGTCGAATTTGAGCGTATCTGTAAATCCTCTCCGCTGTGGGATAGCCGGGTCTGCGTGCTACATGTCACCGACGTCAGCGAACGCGCGATGCAAATTCGATTGCTCACCAGCGCTCAGGATTCCGGCACCGCGTTTGATTTACGCTGCAAAATCCGTGAGGAAATGATTACCTTCATTGCCACGCACTATCCACAAGCGTTGCCACGCCTCCGCACCGCGCTTGACCCAGTTGACGTTCAATCTGCCGGATTGAACAACGCTGATGCTTTGAATACGATCATTGATGGACCGGTGCAGCAAAACCGCACACCATCGGATCACGCGTCGTCGACATAG
- the sodB gene encoding superoxide dismutase, whose protein sequence is MAYTLPPLPYELDALAPHISKETLEFHYGKHHQTYVTNLNNLVPGTEFENASLEDIIKKSSGGVFNNAAQVWNHTFYWNSLSPDGGGAPTGALADAINAKWGSFDNFKTELTKCAVGTFGSGWAWLVKKTDGSLDLVSTSNAATPLTTDAKPLLTVDVWEHAYYIDYRNARPKYLEAFWALANWDFAAANFA, encoded by the coding sequence ATGGCATACACACTCCCTCCCCTCCCGTATGAACTCGATGCATTGGCCCCCCACATTTCCAAAGAAACCCTGGAATTTCACTACGGCAAGCATCACCAGACCTATGTGACCAATCTGAACAATCTGGTTCCGGGCACAGAATTCGAAAACGCGTCACTTGAAGATATAATCAAAAAATCTTCAGGCGGCGTCTTCAACAACGCAGCGCAAGTCTGGAACCACACTTTCTACTGGAACAGCTTGTCACCAGATGGCGGCGGCGCACCTACTGGCGCTTTGGCCGATGCCATCAACGCTAAATGGGGTTCGTTCGACAACTTCAAAACAGAACTGACTAAATGCGCCGTTGGCACATTTGGCTCAGGTTGGGCATGGCTGGTGAAAAAGACGGACGGCTCGCTTGATCTGGTTTCGACTTCTAACGCAGCAACACCACTGACAACCGATGCAAAACCACTGCTGACCGTGGACGTGTGGGAACATGCGTATTACATTGACTATCGCAATGCCCGTCCTAAATATCTGGAAGCATTCTGGGCATTGGCCAACTGGGATTTTGCCGCAGCAAACTTTGCTTAA
- the xseA gene encoding exodeoxyribonuclease VII large subunit, with translation MLFAPPVGTAPVLSVTALNQAVARMLERSFPLTWVSGEISNFTKAASGHWYFTLKDDGAQVRSVMFKGRAQHAGFIPREGDKVEVRALVTLYAPRGDYQLNVEAIRRAGAGNLYEAFLRLKEKLNAEGLFNPESKRPIPQFVRCIGVVTSLQAAALRDILTTLARRAPHVRVVIYPTPVQGEGAAEKIARAIHTASARNECDVLLVCRGGGSIEDLWSFNDEGVARAIAAAAMPVISGVGHETDVTIADFTADLRAPTPTAAAEMAAIPRNDWLSFLASHAADMTRAVRRQLGETGQTLDWLTRRLVSPATTINHERLKLQSLQTRLMHATTIPLRQSRYTLLHLRTRLSTQLPDTRRSKTVLLDQSRRLGSALLNQNKQGRVALSALNSQLELLNPQRTLERGYAIVTNAKGAVLRTPKELLPRQIVTIQLAEGSAKVGIDSVQPTFD, from the coding sequence ATGCTTTTCGCCCCACCCGTCGGCACCGCACCCGTACTATCCGTCACCGCGCTGAATCAGGCCGTGGCGCGCATGCTGGAACGCAGCTTCCCTCTCACATGGGTTTCCGGCGAGATATCGAACTTTACCAAGGCAGCGTCCGGTCATTGGTATTTCACACTTAAAGACGATGGCGCGCAAGTGCGCTCAGTGATGTTCAAGGGACGGGCCCAGCATGCAGGATTTATCCCGCGCGAGGGAGACAAGGTTGAAGTCCGCGCATTGGTAACGCTCTACGCGCCGCGTGGTGACTACCAGTTAAATGTTGAAGCGATCCGGCGTGCTGGCGCGGGCAACTTATACGAAGCATTTTTGCGCCTGAAAGAGAAACTCAACGCAGAAGGTTTATTCAACCCTGAAAGCAAGCGCCCTATTCCCCAGTTCGTCAGATGCATCGGCGTAGTCACCAGTTTGCAAGCCGCGGCACTCCGCGACATTCTCACCACTCTGGCGCGCCGGGCACCGCATGTGCGCGTCGTAATATACCCGACCCCAGTGCAAGGCGAAGGCGCTGCAGAAAAAATCGCTCGCGCCATTCATACAGCATCAGCGCGTAATGAGTGCGATGTCCTGCTGGTCTGTCGCGGTGGGGGTAGCATCGAAGATTTATGGTCATTTAATGACGAAGGTGTCGCCCGGGCAATTGCCGCGGCCGCGATGCCGGTGATTTCCGGCGTTGGTCACGAAACGGATGTCACGATTGCGGATTTTACCGCCGACCTGCGTGCCCCAACCCCAACCGCCGCCGCCGAAATGGCCGCCATTCCACGTAACGACTGGCTCTCATTCCTGGCCAGCCATGCCGCTGATATGACACGTGCAGTCCGGCGCCAACTGGGTGAAACCGGCCAGACGCTCGATTGGTTGACGCGTCGCCTCGTCAGTCCCGCGACCACAATCAATCACGAACGCCTGAAACTGCAGAGCTTGCAAACCCGCTTGATGCATGCAACCACTATTCCCCTAAGACAATCGCGTTACACCCTATTGCATTTGCGCACCCGCTTGTCGACGCAATTGCCGGACACACGGCGCTCAAAGACCGTGCTTCTAGATCAGAGTCGCCGCCTTGGCAGCGCACTTTTGAACCAGAACAAACAAGGTCGGGTCGCACTGTCCGCGCTAAATTCCCAGCTTGAATTGCTAAATCCACAACGAACATTAGAACGCGGCTACGCCATTGTGACCAACGCCAAAGGCGCTGTTTTACGCACGCCAAAGGAACTCCTGCCACGCCAAATCGTCACAATACAGTTGGCGGAAGGCAGTGCGAAAGTCGGTATCGATAGTGTCCAGCCAACGTTCGATTAG
- a CDS encoding putative zinc-binding metallopeptidase, whose protein sequence is MKTFHCDKCRQQVFFENTLCFSCGSTLGYQPEQRAVNSFELADDGNWRSLNSVDAGRLYKQCSNYVNQHVCNWMLDAGDENDFCASCQLTVIIPSLLNEKNHVFWHRLESAKRRLLYSLWSLGLRPVSKQVDEERGLAFQFLEDGLSEEPIMTGHDNGLITINVVEADPAERERTREQMHEGYRTLLGHFRHESGHYFFDRLIADSHWVDSYRELFGDERQDYAECLKLHYEQGTPPDWEKNFISVYASSHPWEDWAETWAHYLHMIDTLETAHACGLSLSPPKDAEPEMVITAPPLKIDSFEEIIANWFALTYVLNSLNRSVGTPDSYPFKLSTPVQDKLHFVHKVVLAQVALAKVDVEAGPKSASDSASESEPESTPKPKSESESESKPKFKSESKPKSEAKAKPKAEAKREAKPKSRAKVKADAEPAVVPPGI, encoded by the coding sequence ATGAAAACTTTTCATTGTGACAAGTGCAGACAGCAGGTCTTTTTTGAAAATACTTTATGCTTTAGCTGTGGCAGCACGCTCGGGTATCAACCCGAACAACGCGCGGTAAACAGCTTCGAATTAGCAGACGACGGGAATTGGCGCAGCCTCAATTCGGTGGATGCCGGTCGCCTCTATAAACAATGCAGTAATTATGTCAATCAGCACGTCTGCAATTGGATGCTGGATGCGGGTGATGAAAACGACTTTTGCGCCTCATGCCAGCTGACAGTCATTATTCCTTCCTTATTAAACGAAAAGAACCATGTTTTCTGGCACCGCCTTGAATCGGCCAAACGCCGTCTTCTTTACTCTCTCTGGTCATTGGGTTTGCGCCCGGTTTCAAAGCAGGTAGACGAAGAACGCGGTTTAGCTTTCCAATTCCTGGAAGATGGCCTGAGCGAAGAACCGATAATGACCGGTCATGACAACGGCTTGATTACGATCAACGTTGTGGAAGCCGATCCCGCCGAGCGCGAGCGCACTCGGGAGCAGATGCACGAAGGTTATCGTACTCTGCTTGGGCATTTCCGCCATGAAAGCGGACATTATTTTTTCGACCGTTTAATTGCCGACAGCCATTGGGTCGATAGCTATCGCGAACTTTTCGGCGATGAGCGCCAGGACTATGCCGAGTGCCTTAAGCTGCATTATGAACAGGGAACACCGCCAGACTGGGAAAAAAACTTCATCAGCGTCTACGCCAGTTCGCATCCATGGGAGGATTGGGCGGAAACCTGGGCACATTATCTGCACATGATCGACACTTTGGAAACCGCCCATGCCTGCGGTCTATCGCTCAGTCCGCCGAAGGACGCCGAGCCGGAAATGGTGATTACCGCGCCACCTCTCAAAATTGATTCATTCGAAGAAATTATCGCTAACTGGTTTGCCTTGACCTATGTGCTGAACAGCTTAAACCGCAGCGTCGGCACACCCGATTCTTATCCCTTCAAACTATCGACGCCGGTGCAAGACAAATTGCACTTCGTTCACAAGGTGGTGTTGGCGCAGGTTGCGTTAGCCAAGGTGGATGTGGAGGCTGGGCCTAAGTCCGCGTCGGACTCTGCGTCTGAATCTGAACCTGAGTCCACGCCCAAGCCTAAGTCTGAGTCTGAGTCTGAGTCTAAGCCCAAGTTCAAGTCTGAGTCCAAACCGAAATCTGAGGCCAAGGCTAAGCCCAAGGCCGAGGCTAAGCGTGAAGCTAAGCCTAAGTCCAGAGCGAAGGTAAAGGCGGACGCGGAGCCTGCGGTCGTTCCGCCTGGCATTTAG
- a CDS encoding MotA/TolQ/ExbB proton channel family protein — translation MFAIIQAAGWPIWLLLCASVIATALIIERLVYLRRPRILPPQLLQEVIRVYHNGRVDADVVDNLENNSPLGRVLAAGLRNVDAPRDMMKEAIEEAGMATAHDLARFLTTLGTIASLAPLMGLFGTVVGMIEIFGSTNGAGTDPAQLGHGISVALYNTAFGIGIAMPALVFYRHFRATIDSFIVDMEQQAIKFVDIVHGERR, via the coding sequence TTGTTTGCCATTATTCAAGCTGCAGGTTGGCCGATCTGGTTATTGTTGTGCGCCTCTGTGATCGCAACGGCTTTAATTATCGAACGTTTAGTCTATTTACGACGTCCTCGTATTTTGCCCCCGCAGTTGCTACAGGAGGTGATCAGGGTTTATCACAACGGGCGCGTCGACGCTGACGTAGTCGATAATCTGGAAAATAATTCTCCCCTGGGGCGTGTATTGGCTGCCGGATTACGTAACGTTGACGCGCCGCGTGACATGATGAAAGAGGCAATAGAAGAAGCCGGCATGGCGACGGCGCACGATTTGGCGCGATTCCTGACAACACTTGGAACCATTGCCTCGCTTGCACCGTTGATGGGCTTGTTTGGCACGGTGGTGGGAATGATTGAAATTTTTGGGTCGACCAACGGCGCTGGCACTGATCCTGCACAACTGGGACATGGAATTTCAGTCGCGCTATATAACACGGCATTCGGCATCGGCATCGCGATGCCTGCGCTGGTATTTTATCGCCACTTCCGTGCCACGATTGACAGCTTTATTGTCGATATGGAGCAGCAGGCGATCAAGTTTGTCGATATCGTCCATGGTGAACGACGCTAG
- a CDS encoding biopolymer transporter ExbD, with protein sequence MNFRKGRAREEIEINLIPFIDVLLVIVIFLMVTTTYSNLTTLKITLPTADAGKIAAEPFRITVAVTAQGQYAVNKEQVASKDAEALAQDLRKAAQSDPHKSKETPVIVINADAMSPHQTVINVLEAARLAGFEKVTFAAQAGTHK encoded by the coding sequence ATGAACTTTCGCAAAGGCAGAGCACGCGAAGAAATTGAAATAAATCTGATTCCGTTTATTGACGTATTGTTGGTGATCGTGATTTTTTTGATGGTGACTACTACCTATAGTAATTTGACCACGCTGAAGATTACGCTGCCGACCGCGGATGCGGGGAAGATCGCGGCAGAGCCGTTTCGCATTACCGTAGCGGTAACGGCGCAAGGCCAGTATGCGGTAAACAAGGAGCAGGTGGCGTCGAAAGATGCCGAGGCGTTAGCGCAGGATCTGCGTAAGGCGGCGCAAAGCGACCCGCACAAATCGAAGGAAACTCCGGTTATCGTCATCAATGCGGATGCGATGTCGCCGCATCAAACTGTGATTAATGTTCTGGAAGCCGCGCGTTTAGCCGGATTCGAGAAGGTGACCTTTGCGGCGCAGGCCGGCACCCATAAGTAG
- the lpxK gene encoding tetraacyldisaccharide 4'-kinase: MVVFNFFSRLLDLTRQRSTTESVLTAAWQARGPLACALLPLSLLFRCVAGLRRFMYLNGWRASTRLPVPIIVVGNIYVGGTGKTPLTIWLVQALRLAGYTPGVISRGYGVASELETRAVSARSIAAEVGDEPLLIALRAQCPVVVGKNRVAAAQTLLKVNPQVNVILSDDGLQHYRLQRDIEIVLFDSRGNGNGWLLPAGPLREATSRPRDFTVVNLEPAVALPASLPRTAVRMQLAGEMAERLGDRSQTLRIADLSNSLPAPRILAAAGIGNPQRFFNMLSGMGLVFESLSLPDHYGFSVNPFAAVDAEIILITEKDAVKCSQIEIIKNDPRLWVVPVTAQIDVALIQQIVEKLRGHPTA; encoded by the coding sequence ATGGTGGTTTTTAATTTTTTTAGCAGGTTATTAGATTTGACTCGACAGCGGAGCACTACCGAATCAGTACTTACTGCGGCTTGGCAAGCACGGGGTCCGCTGGCTTGCGCCCTATTGCCCTTATCATTGCTGTTTCGATGTGTCGCCGGTCTGCGTCGCTTCATGTATCTCAATGGCTGGCGTGCGAGTACCCGTTTGCCGGTTCCTATCATTGTAGTCGGCAATATTTACGTCGGCGGCACGGGTAAGACGCCGTTAACTATCTGGCTGGTGCAAGCTTTGCGACTCGCAGGGTATACGCCGGGCGTGATTTCTCGCGGTTATGGCGTCGCTTCCGAGCTTGAAACGCGCGCGGTTTCGGCCAGATCGATCGCCGCAGAAGTGGGTGATGAGCCTCTATTAATCGCTCTGCGCGCGCAATGTCCGGTCGTCGTGGGTAAAAACCGCGTTGCAGCAGCGCAAACATTGTTGAAGGTGAATCCGCAGGTCAATGTGATTTTATCCGACGATGGTCTACAGCATTATCGATTGCAACGCGACATCGAGATTGTCCTGTTCGATAGCCGTGGAAACGGAAATGGCTGGTTGCTGCCAGCCGGGCCTTTACGCGAAGCGACCTCCCGTCCGCGAGATTTTACGGTGGTAAATCTGGAACCGGCCGTTGCTTTGCCCGCATCGTTACCGCGCACCGCAGTCAGGATGCAGTTGGCGGGAGAGATGGCCGAACGCCTTGGAGACCGGTCACAGACTCTCCGAATAGCCGATCTCTCTAACAGTCTGCCGGCCCCTCGTATTCTGGCCGCTGCCGGAATTGGCAACCCGCAACGCTTTTTTAACATGCTGTCCGGTATGGGGTTGGTGTTTGAATCCTTATCTCTGCCGGATCATTACGGTTTTTCTGTGAATCCTTTTGCAGCGGTAGATGCAGAGATCATACTGATCACCGAAAAGGATGCAGTAAAATGTAGTCAAATCGAAATCATCAAAAACGACCCTCGTTTGTGGGTCGTACCCGTGACCGCGCAGATTGACGTCGCGCTGATACAACAAATTGTGGAGAAACTCCGTGGACACCCAACTGCTTGA
- a CDS encoding Trm112 family protein: MDTQLLDILVCPICKGPLQHDKKALELICNADRLAFPIRDGIPIMWADQARELHNAADIGVTERDPSLPAA, translated from the coding sequence GTGGACACCCAACTGCTTGATATTTTAGTTTGCCCGATCTGTAAAGGGCCTTTGCAGCATGATAAAAAAGCTTTGGAATTAATTTGTAACGCCGACAGGCTCGCTTTTCCGATTCGTGACGGGATTCCCATTATGTGGGCAGATCAGGCGCGAGAACTACATAATGCGGCAGATATCGGGGTGACTGAGCGTGATCCCTCATTGCCGGCCGCCTGA
- the kdsB gene encoding 3-deoxy-manno-octulosonate cytidylyltransferase, with protein sequence MSFTVIIPARLASTRLPNKPLADLGGKPMIVRVAERAALSGAAQVIVATDHADILIACEKHGITVRLTRPNHPSGTDRIAEVAAGLGLADNAVVVNVQGDEPLIDPELIAATAAQIVDGVPMATAAHAIECVADAFNPNVVKVVVSKSGRALYFSRATIPWHRDGFAQSRQAFPNDYLPLRHIGLYAYNHAFLQTYPTLAVSPLEQIEALEQLRVLWHGYPIAVHIAQSAPAAGVDTPEDLERVRQFFKS encoded by the coding sequence ATGTCCTTTACTGTCATTATTCCTGCCCGATTGGCCTCAACCAGATTGCCCAACAAGCCCTTGGCTGATCTTGGCGGTAAGCCGATGATTGTGCGCGTCGCTGAGCGGGCGGCACTTTCAGGCGCGGCGCAAGTCATTGTCGCTACGGATCACGCGGATATTCTGATTGCCTGCGAGAAGCACGGAATCACTGTGCGTTTGACACGTCCGAATCATCCTTCCGGAACAGATCGGATCGCGGAAGTGGCAGCGGGTTTGGGCTTAGCCGATAACGCGGTCGTGGTAAACGTGCAAGGTGATGAACCATTAATTGATCCGGAATTAATCGCCGCCACTGCCGCGCAGATCGTCGATGGCGTTCCGATGGCAACTGCGGCGCACGCCATAGAGTGTGTTGCCGATGCTTTTAATCCGAACGTGGTGAAGGTAGTGGTGAGTAAATCCGGTCGGGCGCTGTATTTTTCCCGGGCAACTATTCCCTGGCATCGGGATGGATTTGCGCAGTCACGACAGGCATTCCCAAATGACTATCTGCCGTTACGGCATATAGGACTATATGCATACAACCATGCGTTTCTACAAACCTATCCGACGTTGGCGGTATCGCCACTCGAACAGATTGAAGCGCTGGAACAGCTTCGCGTTCTGTGGCATGGCTATCCGATTGCAGTGCATATCGCACAGAGCGCGCCGGCTGCCGGGGTCGATACGCCAGAAGATCTGGAGCGCGTGCGGCAATTTTTTAAGAGTTGA
- the adk gene encoding adenylate kinase — MRLILLGAPGAGKGTQATFIKERFNIPQISTGDMLRAAVKAGTALGIEAKKVMDAGGLVSDDIIIGLVKDRLKQADCANGYLFDGFPRTVPQADAMKEAGVAIDYVLEIDVPDEAIVERMSGRRVHQASGRTYHVKFNPPKVDGIDDVTGEELILRDDDKVETVQKRLFVYHEQTEILVKYYGDWAKSGNPGAPQYRKIVGVGPVDQIRDSAFKALEA, encoded by the coding sequence ATGCGCCTTATCCTTCTAGGAGCGCCCGGTGCCGGAAAGGGCACGCAAGCAACCTTTATAAAAGAACGATTCAACATTCCGCAGATTTCGACCGGCGACATGTTGCGTGCAGCGGTCAAAGCAGGAACTGCGCTAGGCATTGAAGCGAAAAAAGTGATGGATGCGGGCGGTCTGGTATCTGACGACATCATCATCGGCCTGGTTAAAGATCGTTTGAAGCAGGCCGATTGCGCCAATGGCTATTTGTTTGACGGCTTTCCCCGCACCGTGCCACAAGCCGACGCAATGAAAGAAGCCGGCGTGGCGATCGACTATGTGCTCGAAATCGATGTGCCGGACGAAGCCATCGTTGAGCGTATGAGCGGTCGACGTGTGCACCAGGCTTCGGGTCGCACTTACCATGTCAAGTTCAATCCGCCAAAAGTCGACGGGATTGATGATGTTACGGGCGAAGAATTGATCCTGCGCGACGACGACAAAGTCGAAACCGTTCAAAAACGTCTCTTTGTCTATCACGAGCAGACTGAAATTCTCGTTAAGTATTACGGTGATTGGGCCAAGTCAGGCAATCCTGGTGCTCCGCAATACCGCAAAATTGTTGGTGTCGGACCGGTTGATCAAATCCGTGACAGTGCCTTCAAGGCATTGGAGGCGTAA